A DNA window from Pseudomonas sp. GD03919 contains the following coding sequences:
- a CDS encoding GGDEF domain-containing protein, whose product MVPPSQSNTIDFDAAKLQRLGFTGTRKLPLKPAGLVELRHQLGLQLQTSLDVERILNLFFREVQRLVPLDALAFQHPAHDLRLELGERAPHSAGYRLSHEGEYLGELIFRRKQRFAENELIQLESLLASLLFPLRNALLYRTALQSALRDPLTDTGNRIAMEQVLQREVDLARRNLQPMSVLMVDIDHFKRINDNHGHALGDEVLKAVAQTLKNQLRNIDMVFRYGGEEFLIVLSGTSRESAALVGERLRFAVMELQCLDAGHPIDVSISLGGSSLLPGESLESLLRRADNALYIAKREGRNRLSMAG is encoded by the coding sequence ATGGTTCCCCCCAGCCAGTCCAACACCATCGATTTCGATGCCGCCAAGTTGCAGCGTCTCGGTTTTACCGGCACGCGCAAGCTACCGCTCAAGCCTGCCGGCCTGGTGGAGTTGCGCCATCAACTGGGCCTGCAATTGCAAACCAGCCTGGACGTGGAACGCATCCTCAACCTGTTCTTCCGCGAAGTGCAGCGCCTGGTGCCGCTCGATGCGCTGGCCTTCCAGCATCCCGCCCATGACCTGCGTCTGGAACTGGGTGAGCGCGCACCACACTCGGCGGGCTATCGCTTGAGCCACGAGGGTGAGTATTTGGGGGAGCTGATCTTCCGGCGCAAACAGCGTTTTGCCGAAAACGAATTGATCCAGCTGGAATCGCTGCTCGCCAGCCTGCTGTTCCCGCTGCGCAATGCCCTGCTCTATCGCACGGCCCTGCAGAGCGCACTGCGCGACCCGCTGACCGATACCGGTAACCGTATTGCCATGGAGCAGGTCCTGCAGCGCGAGGTGGATCTGGCCCGCCGCAACCTGCAACCAATGTCCGTGCTGATGGTCGATATCGACCACTTCAAGCGCATCAACGACAACCATGGTCATGCGCTTGGCGACGAAGTGCTGAAAGCCGTGGCGCAAACCCTGAAGAACCAGCTGCGCAATATCGACATGGTCTTTCGCTACGGTGGCGAGGAATTTCTCATCGTGCTTTCCGGCACCAGCCGGGAAAGCGCCGCACTGGTAGGTGAACGCCTGCGCTTTGCAGTGATGGAATTGCAGTGCCTGGATGCGGGCCACCCCATCGATGTGTCCATCAGCCTGGGGGGATCCAGCCTGCTGCCCGGCGAGTCGCTGGAAAGCCTGCTACGTCGCGCCGACAACGCGCTGTATATCGCCAAGCGCGAGGGGCGCAATCGTCTGAGCATGGCGGGCTGA
- a CDS encoding SelT/SelW/SelH family protein: MPDQKPEIVITYCTQCQWLLRAAWLAQELLSTFADELGRVSLEPGTGGVFRILCDGRQIWERKADGGFPEAKVLKQRVRDLIDPGRDLGHNDR, encoded by the coding sequence ATGCCCGATCAGAAGCCCGAAATCGTCATCACCTATTGCACCCAGTGTCAGTGGCTGCTGCGCGCCGCGTGGCTGGCTCAGGAACTGCTGAGCACCTTTGCCGACGAGCTCGGCCGGGTCAGCCTGGAGCCGGGCACCGGCGGCGTGTTCCGCATCCTCTGCGATGGCCGGCAGATCTGGGAGCGCAAGGCCGATGGAGGCTTTCCCGAGGCCAAGGTACTCAAGCAGCGGGTGCGCGATCTGATCGATCCAGGTCGCGATCTGGGCCACAACGACCGCTAG
- a CDS encoding glycosyltransferase family 4 protein → MRILIVSDAWSPQVNGVVTSLAALVAELIALGHQVKLLSPADFRAVPCPTYPEIPLVWDLWRVGGVIRDFRPDCVHLATEGPLGWAARRWLVKRGLAFSTAIHTRFPEYVSTRWPWIAPRWGYAFLRAFHRPSQAVLVTTERLRAEFAGWNLGRLQLWRKGVDTRLFCPDQSRPRPLHPVFLFVGRIAPEKNLQAFLELDLPGEKHVVGDGPQREMLQRQYPQVRFLGYRHGQALAEAYRAASVLVFPSRTDTYGLVMLEALACGTPVAAFPVAGPLDVLRQGLSGVMDENLRTACLAALELDRGRCAELAAAQSWRASALEFLALQALIDGEALLLPEVADV, encoded by the coding sequence ATGAGGATATTGATCGTCTCCGACGCCTGGTCACCACAGGTCAATGGCGTGGTCACCAGCCTGGCGGCACTGGTCGCCGAGCTGATCGCGCTGGGGCATCAGGTCAAGCTGCTGTCACCTGCGGATTTTCGAGCTGTGCCCTGTCCAACCTACCCGGAGATTCCGTTGGTATGGGATCTCTGGCGAGTGGGCGGTGTGATTCGCGACTTTCGTCCCGACTGCGTTCATCTGGCCACGGAAGGCCCTTTGGGCTGGGCTGCGCGACGCTGGCTGGTCAAGCGTGGTCTGGCCTTCTCCACGGCGATCCATACGCGCTTCCCCGAATATGTCAGCACCCGTTGGCCGTGGATCGCACCACGTTGGGGTTATGCCTTTCTGCGCGCTTTTCACCGGCCGAGTCAGGCCGTGCTGGTGACCACCGAGCGTCTGCGCGCAGAGTTCGCCGGCTGGAACCTGGGCCGGTTGCAGCTGTGGCGCAAGGGCGTCGACACGCGCCTGTTCTGCCCCGATCAGTCACGCCCGCGCCCGCTGCACCCGGTGTTTCTCTTCGTCGGACGTATCGCGCCGGAAAAGAATCTGCAGGCCTTTCTCGAACTGGACCTGCCAGGCGAGAAACATGTGGTTGGCGACGGCCCGCAGCGTGAGATGTTGCAACGACAGTATCCGCAGGTGCGCTTTCTCGGCTATCGCCATGGGCAGGCGCTGGCCGAGGCCTATCGCGCTGCCTCGGTGCTGGTCTTTCCGTCGCGCACCGATACCTATGGTCTGGTGATGCTCGAGGCGCTGGCCTGCGGTACGCCGGTAGCGGCTTTCCCGGTGGCAGGGCCGCTGGATGTGCTGCGGCAGGGGCTGAGTGGGGTGATGGACGAGAATCTGCGCACTGCCTGCCTGGCGGCACTGGAACTGGATAGAGGGCGTTGCGCCGAGTTGGCAGCGGCGCAGTCCTGGCGGGCATCGGCGTTGGAGTTTCTGGCGTTGCAGGCGCTGATCGATGGTGAGGCGCTGCTGTTGCCTGAGGTGGCGGACGTGTAG
- a CDS encoding YciK family oxidoreductase has protein sequence MFDYTARPGLLKDRVILITGAGRGIGAAAAKSFAAHGATVLLLGKTEANLSQVYDEIEAAGHPQPVVIPFNLETALPHQYDELAVMIENEFGRLDGLLHNASILGPRTPLEQLSGDNFMRVMQVNVNAMFMLSSTLLPLLKLSQDASVAFTSSSVGRKGRAYWGAYAVSKFATEGLMQVMADELDGIANVRANSINPGATRTAMRAQAYPGENPASRPLPEDIMPLYLYLMGPDSQGVNGQAFDAQ, from the coding sequence ATGTTCGATTACACCGCCCGCCCAGGCCTACTCAAGGATCGCGTCATCCTGATCACCGGTGCCGGTCGCGGTATCGGTGCTGCGGCCGCCAAAAGCTTCGCCGCGCACGGCGCCACGGTATTGCTGCTGGGCAAGACCGAAGCCAACCTGAGCCAGGTTTATGACGAAATCGAGGCCGCCGGCCATCCGCAGCCGGTGGTGATTCCCTTCAACCTGGAAACCGCCCTGCCGCACCAGTACGACGAGCTGGCGGTGATGATCGAAAACGAGTTCGGGCGCCTCGACGGCCTGCTGCACAACGCCTCGATCCTCGGCCCGCGTACGCCGCTGGAGCAACTCTCCGGTGACAACTTCATGCGCGTGATGCAAGTCAACGTCAACGCCATGTTCATGCTCAGCAGCACCCTGCTGCCACTGCTCAAGCTGTCGCAGGACGCTTCCGTGGCCTTCACCTCCAGCAGCGTTGGGCGCAAGGGCCGGGCCTACTGGGGCGCCTATGCAGTGTCCAAATTCGCCACCGAGGGCCTGATGCAGGTCATGGCCGACGAACTGGACGGCATCGCCAACGTACGTGCCAACAGCATCAACCCAGGCGCCACGCGCACCGCCATGCGCGCCCAGGCCTACCCGGGAGAAAATCCGGCAAGCCGTCCACTGCCAGAAGACATCATGCCGCTCTATCTGTACCTGATGGGGCCCGACAGCCAGGGCGTCAACGGCCAGGCTTTCGACGCTCAGTAA
- the ubiG gene encoding bifunctional 2-polyprenyl-6-hydroxyphenol methylase/3-demethylubiquinol 3-O-methyltransferase UbiG: protein MSNVDRAEIAKFEALAHRWWDRESEFKPLHDINPLRVNWIDERVSLAGKRVLDVGCGGGILSEAMAQRGATVTGIDMGEAPLAVAQLHQLESGVEVDYRQITAEALAEEMPGQFDVVTCLEMLEHVPDPSSVIRACHTLVKPGGQVFFSTINRNPKAYLFAVIGAEYILRLLPRGTHDFKKFIRPSELGAWSRAAGLEVKDIIGLTYNPLTKHYKLEADVDVNYMIQTLRKE from the coding sequence ATGAGCAACGTCGACCGCGCCGAAATCGCCAAATTCGAAGCCCTGGCACACCGCTGGTGGGATCGCGAAAGCGAGTTCAAACCCCTGCATGACATCAATCCGCTGCGCGTCAACTGGATCGACGAGCGCGTCAGCCTGGCCGGCAAACGCGTGCTGGACGTCGGCTGTGGCGGCGGCATCCTCAGTGAAGCCATGGCCCAGCGCGGTGCCACGGTCACCGGTATCGACATGGGCGAGGCGCCGCTTGCCGTCGCCCAGTTGCACCAGCTGGAGTCCGGCGTCGAGGTCGACTACCGGCAGATCACCGCCGAGGCCCTGGCCGAGGAGATGCCCGGCCAGTTCGACGTGGTCACCTGCCTGGAAATGCTCGAACACGTGCCCGATCCGTCTTCGGTGATCCGCGCCTGCCACACCCTGGTCAAGCCCGGTGGCCAGGTGTTCTTCTCCACCATCAACCGCAACCCCAAGGCGTACCTGTTCGCGGTGATCGGCGCCGAATACATCCTGCGCCTGCTGCCGCGCGGCACCCACGACTTCAAGAAATTCATCCGCCCCTCCGAGCTCGGCGCCTGGAGCCGCGCAGCCGGGCTGGAGGTCAAGGACATCATCGGCCTGACCTACAACCCGCTGACCAAACACTACAAGCTGGAAGCGGACGTCGACGTCAACTACATGATCCAGACGCTGCGCAAGGAGTAG
- a CDS encoding tRNA-binding protein, with product MQSIEWQDFEKVELRVGTIRSARANEKAVKPAYVLEVDLGELGIKISSAQVTAHYSRSELIGRQVLCVCNFAPKRIAGVRSEVLVTGVYDSDNRVVLAGFDKPLPNGARLA from the coding sequence ATGCAAAGCATCGAATGGCAGGATTTCGAAAAAGTAGAGCTGCGCGTCGGCACCATTCGCAGCGCCCGTGCCAATGAAAAAGCGGTGAAGCCGGCCTACGTACTGGAAGTCGATCTCGGCGAACTGGGCATCAAGATCTCCAGCGCCCAGGTCACCGCGCACTACAGCCGTAGCGAGCTGATCGGGCGCCAGGTGCTGTGCGTGTGCAACTTCGCCCCCAAACGCATCGCCGGGGTGCGTTCCGAAGTGCTGGTCACCGGTGTCTATGACAGCGACAACCGTGTGGTCCTGGCCGGGTTCGACAAACCGCTGCCCAACGGGGCGCGCCTGGCATGA
- a CDS encoding UDP-2,3-diacylglucosamine diphosphatase, translating to MTSAQLAKPSRKQRVRTLWISDVHLGTRDCQAEHLAAFLKRYHADRIYLVGDIIDGWKLRGGIYWPQAHTNVIRRLLTMSKRGTEVIYVTGNHDEFLRRYSSLLLGNIQLVDEAVHVTVDGRQLLVIHGDQFDVITRYHRWLAFLGDSAYELTLTLNRWLNHWRSRWGYGYWSLSAYLKHKVKTAVNFISDFEEAIAHECVKRGLQGVVCGHIHHAEIRQVSGVEYMNCGDWVESCTALIEHWDGQIELYRLAEAQARLASEEQAIALESGA from the coding sequence ATGACCAGTGCCCAGCTCGCCAAGCCCAGCCGCAAGCAACGAGTCCGCACCCTGTGGATTTCCGACGTGCATCTCGGCACGCGTGACTGTCAGGCCGAACACCTGGCGGCCTTTCTCAAGCGTTATCACGCTGATCGTATCTATCTGGTGGGCGACATCATCGATGGCTGGAAGCTCCGCGGCGGCATCTATTGGCCGCAGGCGCACACCAACGTGATCCGCCGTCTGCTGACCATGAGCAAGCGCGGCACCGAGGTGATCTACGTCACCGGTAATCACGACGAATTTTTGCGCCGTTATTCCAGCTTACTGCTGGGCAACATCCAACTGGTGGATGAGGCGGTGCACGTCACCGTCGATGGTCGCCAATTGCTGGTGATCCATGGCGACCAGTTCGACGTGATCACACGTTACCACCGCTGGCTGGCCTTTCTTGGTGATTCGGCCTACGAGTTGACCCTCACGCTCAATCGCTGGCTCAACCACTGGCGTAGCCGCTGGGGCTATGGTTACTGGTCGCTGTCGGCGTACCTCAAGCATAAGGTCAAAACAGCGGTGAACTTCATCAGCGACTTCGAGGAGGCCATCGCTCACGAGTGCGTCAAGCGTGGCCTGCAGGGCGTGGTCTGTGGCCACATCCACCACGCGGAAATTCGTCAGGTCAGTGGCGTGGAATACATGAACTGCGGCGATTGGGTGGAGTCCTGCACGGCGCTGATCGAACACTGGGACGGGCAGATCGAGCTCTATCGCCTGGCTGAGGCGCAGGCGCGACTGGCCAGTGAGGAGCAGGCTATCGCCCTTGAGAGCGGCGCATGA
- a CDS encoding helix-turn-helix transcriptional regulator — MPPILSLRHYSHEMLSHSHDHAQLVFGLAGELQFEVDGQGSQVLRHQLAVVPATARHTCGSPRGSQCLVLDLPANDWLERQLGHHASDIQRLLDKPNALQLDPSQGQLLNWLASSPINDPVIAGQGAALLLGSLACSRQQHETAGLPLAALDHYIDQHAAHPLQVADLARLAGLSVARLHARFLVETGRTPMEHIRQRRLQLAEQLLRDSDLAVGEIAARVGYSSQSAFTAALSRHMGMTPRQLRRTR, encoded by the coding sequence ATGCCCCCGATCCTGTCCCTGCGTCATTACAGCCACGAAATGCTCAGCCACAGCCACGACCATGCGCAACTGGTATTTGGCCTGGCGGGTGAGCTGCAATTCGAAGTGGATGGCCAGGGCAGCCAGGTGCTGCGCCATCAGTTGGCCGTGGTGCCGGCCACAGCACGGCATACCTGCGGCAGCCCACGCGGCAGCCAATGCCTGGTACTGGATCTGCCGGCCAACGACTGGCTGGAACGCCAGCTCGGCCACCATGCGAGCGATATCCAGCGTTTGCTGGACAAGCCCAACGCCCTGCAACTCGATCCCTCACAGGGGCAGTTGCTCAATTGGCTGGCCAGCAGTCCGATCAATGACCCGGTCATCGCCGGCCAGGGTGCGGCTCTGCTACTCGGCAGCCTGGCCTGCAGCCGCCAGCAACATGAAACAGCGGGGTTGCCCCTGGCAGCACTCGATCACTACATCGACCAGCATGCGGCTCACCCGCTGCAGGTAGCAGATCTGGCACGCCTGGCCGGTCTTTCGGTGGCACGTCTGCATGCCCGTTTTCTCGTCGAAACCGGCCGTACGCCCATGGAGCACATCCGCCAACGGCGCCTGCAATTGGCTGAACAGCTACTGCGCGACAGCGACCTGGCGGTTGGCGAAATCGCTGCACGGGTCGGATACAGCTCGCAGAGTGCCTTCACCGCCGCCCTCTCCCGCCATATGGGCATGACCCCAAGGCAGTTGCGCCGCACGCGCTAA
- the mupP gene encoding N-acetylmuramic acid 6-phosphate phosphatase MupP — protein MRLKAVLFDMDGTLLDSAPDFIAITQAMRVARGLPPVAEKAIRDQVSGGARAMVACAFDEDPDSAAFETLRQEFLERYQQHCAVLTRPFDGIEALLDDIEQARLLWGVATNKPLRYAEPIMQGLKLAERSAVLVCPDHVERSKPAPDMLLLACQQMGVNPEAVLFVGDDARDIESGRTAGCRTAAVTYGYIHPEDNPRNWGADVVVDHPSELRAVLDRALCSC, from the coding sequence ATGCGTTTGAAAGCAGTTCTTTTCGACATGGACGGCACCCTGCTCGATTCGGCGCCAGACTTCATCGCCATCACCCAGGCCATGCGCGTGGCCCGTGGCCTGCCGCCAGTGGCAGAAAAGGCCATTCGTGACCAGGTATCCGGCGGCGCTCGCGCCATGGTCGCCTGCGCTTTCGATGAAGACCCGGACTCGGCCGCCTTCGAAACCCTGCGCCAGGAGTTTCTGGAGCGTTACCAGCAACACTGCGCCGTCCTCACCCGCCCATTCGACGGCATCGAAGCCCTGCTCGACGATATCGAACAGGCACGCCTGCTGTGGGGCGTGGCCACCAACAAACCTCTGCGCTACGCCGAGCCGATCATGCAGGGGCTGAAGCTGGCCGAACGCTCGGCAGTGCTGGTCTGCCCTGACCATGTCGAACGCAGCAAGCCCGCGCCGGACATGCTGTTGCTGGCCTGCCAGCAGATGGGGGTCAACCCCGAGGCCGTGCTGTTCGTCGGCGATGACGCCCGCGATATCGAATCGGGTCGCACGGCAGGTTGCCGTACGGCAGCAGTGACCTACGGCTACATCCACCCCGAAGACAACCCGCGCAACTGGGGGGCCGACGTAGTCGTCGATCACCCGTCGGAACTGCGCGCGGTACTCGATCGCGCGCTCTGCAGCTGCTGA
- the rluB gene encoding 23S rRNA pseudouridine(2605) synthase RluB, with amino-acid sequence MTEHEQPRPAGEKLQKVLARLGLASRREIETWIAEGRVKVNGADATLGQRVDVNDAIALDGRLIKREEITGSVRRVLIYNKPDGEICTRDDPEGRPTVFDRLPRPREGRWINIGRLDINTTGLLLFTTDGELANRLMHPSYQMDREYAVRVRGEVTEEMLENLKTGVMLEDGPAKFTDIKQAPGGEGFNHWYHCVVMEGRNREVRRLWESQGLVVSRLKRVRFGPVFLTSELTMGRWREMDQREVDILSAEVGLTPQALPAMKEKTREKLDRLQRKSAKPVEVRGKRVLRPAKDEAGAENSRPSRTPRREESEQRTPRAPRKEGGERRENNRGTPVAERPSDVKKRQPRPAVELSERPARKPRPATPGKRPPSGDGQRPGFGRKR; translated from the coding sequence ATGACTGAGCACGAACAACCGCGTCCTGCAGGCGAGAAACTGCAGAAAGTCCTGGCCCGCCTCGGGTTGGCTTCACGTCGTGAGATCGAAACCTGGATCGCCGAAGGGCGGGTCAAGGTCAATGGTGCGGATGCGACGCTCGGCCAGCGCGTCGATGTCAACGATGCCATCGCCCTCGATGGCCGTCTGATCAAGCGTGAAGAAATCACCGGCTCCGTTCGTCGCGTGCTGATCTACAACAAGCCGGACGGCGAGATCTGTACCCGTGACGACCCGGAAGGCCGCCCGACCGTATTCGATCGTCTGCCGCGTCCCAGAGAAGGTCGCTGGATCAATATCGGCCGCCTCGATATCAACACCACAGGCTTGCTGCTGTTCACCACCGATGGTGAGCTGGCCAATCGTCTGATGCACCCGTCCTACCAGATGGACCGCGAATATGCGGTGCGTGTACGGGGTGAGGTCACCGAGGAAATGCTGGAAAACCTCAAGACCGGCGTGATGCTCGAGGATGGCCCAGCCAAGTTCACCGATATCAAGCAGGCGCCGGGTGGCGAGGGCTTCAACCACTGGTATCACTGCGTCGTGATGGAAGGGCGTAACCGTGAGGTGCGCCGTTTGTGGGAGTCGCAGGGCCTGGTGGTCAGCCGTCTGAAACGCGTGCGTTTCGGCCCGGTGTTCCTCACCTCGGAGCTGACCATGGGCCGCTGGCGCGAGATGGATCAGCGGGAAGTTGACATTCTCAGTGCCGAAGTCGGGCTGACGCCGCAGGCGCTGCCGGCCATGAAGGAGAAAACCCGCGAAAAGCTCGACCGCCTGCAGCGCAAGTCGGCCAAGCCGGTCGAGGTTCGGGGCAAGCGTGTGTTGCGCCCGGCGAAGGATGAGGCTGGCGCAGAGAACAGCCGTCCGAGCCGTACGCCGCGCCGTGAGGAGAGCGAGCAGCGTACGCCACGTGCACCGCGCAAGGAGGGTGGTGAGCGCCGTGAAAACAACCGTGGCACGCCGGTTGCCGAACGGCCGAGCGATGTTAAGAAGCGTCAGCCACGCCCGGCTGTCGAGCTTTCCGAGCGTCCGGCACGCAAGCCTCGCCCGGCTACCCCGGGTAAGCGACCGCCTTCAGGTGATGGTCAGCGTCCGGGCTTCGGGCGCAAGCGCTGA
- a CDS encoding DMT family transporter — MTERNALLAIHLGALLFGLSGIFGKLAATTPNMIAGGRAIFAVLALGLAALLWRSRNAQRPTLRQLALLALGGLLLGTHWITFFESVKISGVAIATLGFASFPAFTVLLEGLLFRERTRPGEFAMVGVVCVGLVLVTPEFSLTSDATVGLLWAVLSGFLFALLSLLNRASTRGLDPVKAALYQNITVLICLLPFAWPLLPSVRPIDWLWLAMLGIFCTGLAHSLFVASLRVLKARTTAVIFALEPVYGILFAWWLFSEQPTLRMLAGGVLIVSAIFVSARMAR; from the coding sequence ATGACTGAGCGTAACGCCCTGCTGGCGATTCACCTGGGCGCCCTGCTGTTCGGCCTGTCGGGCATATTCGGCAAACTGGCAGCCACCACGCCGAACATGATTGCAGGCGGCCGCGCGATCTTCGCCGTGCTCGCTCTTGGCCTGGCGGCGCTACTCTGGCGTAGCCGTAACGCGCAGCGCCCGACCCTGCGGCAGTTGGCCTTGCTGGCGCTCGGCGGTCTACTGCTGGGCACGCATTGGATTACCTTCTTCGAGTCGGTGAAGATCTCCGGCGTGGCCATTGCCACGCTGGGATTCGCCAGCTTTCCGGCCTTCACCGTACTGCTGGAAGGCCTGCTGTTCCGCGAGCGCACCCGCCCCGGCGAGTTCGCCATGGTCGGCGTGGTGTGCGTGGGGCTGGTGCTGGTCACGCCCGAGTTCAGCCTGACCAGTGACGCCACCGTCGGGTTGCTCTGGGCCGTGCTATCGGGGTTTCTGTTCGCCCTGCTGTCGCTGCTCAACCGCGCCAGCACCCGTGGCCTCGATCCGGTAAAGGCTGCGCTATACCAGAACATCACCGTACTGATCTGCCTGCTGCCGTTTGCCTGGCCGCTGCTGCCCAGCGTGCGCCCGATAGACTGGCTGTGGCTGGCCATGCTCGGGATCTTCTGTACGGGGCTGGCACACAGCCTGTTCGTTGCCAGCCTGCGCGTACTCAAGGCGCGCACCACAGCAGTGATCTTCGCCCTGGAGCCGGTCTACGGGATTCTGTTCGCCTGGTGGCTGTTCAGCGAGCAACCGACACTGCGCATGCTGGCCGGTGGTGTGCTGATCGTCAGCGCTATCTTCGTTTCAGCGCGGATGGCGCGCTGA
- a CDS encoding patatin-like phospholipase family protein: MRRLLFSLLCLFALSSLPVVAADRVGLVLSGGAARGLAHIGVLKALEEQGIRIDAIAGTSMGAIVGGLYASGYSVAELERLALELDWQQALSDSPPREDIPFRRKQDDRDFLIKQKLSFRDDGSLGLPLGVIQGQNLALLLESLLVHRSATRDFDHLPIPYRAVATDVVTGEQVIMSSGHLPQVMRASMSIPAVFAPVEVDGRLLVDGGMVNNVPIDVARQMGVDHVIVVDLGMPLKPAKELLTVVDVMNQSINLMMRKNSEAQLETLEADDVLIQPPLAGFGVADFNRGEQMIDAGYRATQIQAERLARLRTSSAGNPALAMARTREQRTPVIREIQVENDSKVGDAVIRRHIRQPLGEPLDMDRLQKDMGTLYGLDYFERVQYRVEPLDERGSALVIDARGKRTGTDYLRLGLNLSDDMRGDSAFNIGASYRINGINELGAEWLTRLQLGDRQELYSEFYQPLDAGSRYFVAPYLFGEAQNVEAILDNDPIAEYRLERYGYGLNLGRQIANNGEIRFGIAQAWGEADVRVGERDLPSFSFSEGYYELLYSFDTLDNLDFPRTGEDIGLMLRKYDRGLGSDEEYRQWQLKLDKAYSHGPNTWLFGGRYGRTLDQAEVVTSGFILGGAQELSGFRQDSLSGQNMALARMIYYRRMTQTSMLPLNFPLYLGMSLERGRAWNNDNAFDSGYINAASIFLGLDTPLGPLNFSYGFNDEREKALYLNLGKSF, from the coding sequence ATGCGCCGCCTGCTCTTTTCGCTGCTCTGCCTGTTCGCCCTCTCCAGCCTGCCCGTCGTCGCCGCCGACCGTGTCGGCCTGGTGTTGTCCGGCGGTGCCGCCCGTGGCCTGGCGCACATTGGCGTGCTCAAGGCGCTAGAGGAACAAGGTATTCGCATCGATGCCATCGCTGGCACCAGCATGGGAGCCATCGTCGGCGGGCTGTACGCGTCCGGCTATTCGGTAGCGGAGCTTGAGCGCCTGGCGCTGGAACTGGACTGGCAACAGGCACTGTCCGACTCACCGCCACGCGAGGACATCCCCTTTCGCCGCAAGCAGGACGACCGTGATTTTCTGATCAAGCAGAAACTCAGCTTCCGCGACGACGGCAGCCTGGGCCTGCCGCTGGGCGTGATTCAGGGCCAGAACCTGGCGCTGCTGCTGGAAAGCCTGCTGGTGCATCGCAGCGCCACCCGCGATTTCGATCATCTGCCGATCCCCTATCGCGCCGTGGCCACCGATGTGGTCACGGGTGAACAGGTGATCATGAGCAGCGGCCACCTGCCGCAAGTGATGCGCGCCAGTATGTCGATCCCGGCGGTGTTCGCCCCGGTGGAAGTGGACGGCCGCCTGCTGGTCGACGGCGGCATGGTCAACAACGTGCCAATCGACGTCGCGCGGCAGATGGGCGTCGATCACGTCATCGTCGTCGACCTGGGTATGCCACTGAAACCGGCCAAAGAGCTGCTCACCGTGGTCGACGTGATGAACCAGTCGATCAACCTGATGATGCGCAAGAACTCCGAGGCTCAACTCGAAACGCTGGAGGCGGACGACGTATTGATCCAGCCGCCACTGGCCGGCTTCGGCGTCGCCGACTTCAATCGTGGCGAACAGATGATCGACGCCGGTTATCGCGCCACGCAGATTCAGGCCGAGCGCCTGGCTCGTTTGCGTACCAGCAGCGCCGGCAATCCGGCACTGGCCATGGCCCGCACCCGCGAACAGCGCACACCGGTGATCCGCGAGATCCAGGTGGAAAACGACTCGAAAGTCGGCGATGCGGTGATTCGCCGACACATTCGCCAACCGCTTGGCGAGCCACTGGACATGGATCGCCTGCAGAAAGACATGGGCACGCTGTATGGCCTGGACTACTTCGAGCGCGTGCAATACCGGGTAGAACCGCTGGACGAGCGCGGCAGCGCGCTGGTGATTGATGCCCGCGGCAAACGTACCGGCACCGACTACCTGCGCCTGGGGTTGAACCTGTCCGATGACATGCGTGGCGACAGCGCTTTCAACATCGGCGCCAGTTACCGCATCAATGGCATCAACGAGCTTGGCGCCGAATGGCTGACCCGCCTGCAACTGGGTGACCGTCAGGAGCTCTACAGCGAGTTCTATCAACCGCTCGACGCCGGCTCGCGCTACTTCGTCGCACCCTACCTGTTCGGTGAGGCGCAGAACGTCGAAGCGATCCTGGACAACGACCCCATCGCCGAATACCGCCTGGAGCGCTACGGCTATGGCCTCAATCTCGGCCGGCAGATTGCCAACAACGGCGAGATTCGTTTCGGCATCGCTCAGGCCTGGGGCGAGGCGGATGTTCGTGTCGGCGAGCGCGACCTGCCCAGCTTCAGTTTCAGCGAGGGGTACTATGAACTGCTGTACTCCTTCGACACCCTGGACAACCTCGACTTTCCGCGTACCGGCGAGGACATCGGCCTGATGCTGCGCAAGTATGATCGCGGCCTGGGCTCGGACGAGGAATATCGGCAATGGCAGCTGAAGCTGGACAAGGCCTACAGCCACGGCCCCAACACCTGGCTGTTCGGCGGTCGCTACGGGCGCACGCTGGATCAGGCGGAGGTGGTCACCTCGGGCTTCATTCTCGGTGGCGCCCAGGAGCTGTCCGGCTTTCGTCAGGACTCGCTGAGCGGCCAGAACATGGCGTTGGCGCGGATGATCTACTACCGGCGTATGACGCAAACCTCGATGTTGCCGCTGAACTTCCCGCTGTACCTGGGCATGTCGCTGGAACGTGGCCGCGCGTGGAACAATGACAACGCCTTCGACAGTGGTTACATCAACGCCGCCAGTATCTTCCTCGGCCTGGATACGCCGCTCGGCCCGCTCAACTTCAGCTACGGTTTCAACGACGAGCGGGAAAAGGCGCTGTACCTGAATCTCGGCAAGAGCTTCTGA